From the Paenibacillus tianjinensis genome, the window AAGCTCATTACAGAAAACGGTCTAATCTTTGTAGGTGATGTAGCGGCAGCCATGAAAACGCCTGAGGCAGATAGCAACCGGTTTATGCAATACTCGTTAATCGGAATTTACGTAGGAGTAATTCCAGTTGGTCTCGGTTTGATGTGGTATCCATTTATGCGTCGTTTTTCCTCTAAGGGGATTCAGGGCGTTTTGGCATTTACTGTAGGTTTGTTGTTCTTTCTTGCCATTGACACGATTCAAGAGGGATTAGAATTGGGAGTGGAGGCTCCAGGCGTGTTTCAAGGAACGGGACTCGTATGGTTTGGAGCTCTACTCAGCTTTTTATTTTTACTTGCAGTTGATCAGACCAATATTAAGAAGAATACAGTTGAGCGTAATTATGGCAAGCAAGTTTCCTACAAAATAGCAGGCGGGATCGGTCTCCATAATCTCGGTGAGGGTCTTGCGATTGGTGCAGCCTTTGCCGCGGGTGAGGCAGCACTGGGTACATTCCTCATTATCGGATTCACACTTCATAATATAACAGAAGGCATCGGAATAGCAGCTCCACTCTTGAAGGCAAGACCGACTATTAAAACTTTTCTTGCATTGGCCATTTTAGGAGGGGCTCCAGCAATCGTAGGTACCTGGATAGGAGGATTTGTCTTTAATCAAACATTGGCGGCTCTGTTCTTCGGTATTGGTGCCGGTGCAATTGTTCAAGTTATATATGTTATTACTAAAATGATTGTAAGGGATGCCAAAGCGGAAGGTGCTCCCAGCGTATCGTGGCTCAATTTTGGCGGACTCACACTGGGAATCCTGTTGATGTATGTAACCGCACTGTTAGTGAATTTCTAATGGATAGAATGGGGAGATGGATGTGCCAATGAATATAGGGGTTGCGGGAATGATATTGCTTGTCATTTTGGGACTGCTTCTTTTCGGACCCTCTAAATTGCCGCAGCTGGGAAGAGCGATCGGCACAACCTTATCTGAGTT encodes:
- a CDS encoding twin-arginine translocase TatA/TatE family subunit; this encodes MNIGVAGMILLVILGLLLFGPSKLPQLGRAIGTTLSEFKRGAKGLVESEEKTENNKDVL
- a CDS encoding ZIP family metal transporter, with the translated sequence MQTEPLNKKRNYGTVWLLGILPLLLLAGMIYVFGNWGTGVDEQQAAPIEVLNIERIILTDEGFEVRVLNSGPEPLTIAQVVVDGSFWNASYTPSSTIERLGNATVYVPYPWVEGDPHEIKLITENGLIFVGDVAAAMKTPEADSNRFMQYSLIGIYVGVIPVGLGLMWYPFMRRFSSKGIQGVLAFTVGLLFFLAIDTIQEGLELGVEAPGVFQGTGLVWFGALLSFLFLLAVDQTNIKKNTVERNYGKQVSYKIAGGIGLHNLGEGLAIGAAFAAGEAALGTFLIIGFTLHNITEGIGIAAPLLKARPTIKTFLALAILGGAPAIVGTWIGGFVFNQTLAALFFGIGAGAIVQVIYVITKMIVRDAKAEGAPSVSWLNFGGLTLGILLMYVTALLVNF